A segment of the Fusarium oxysporum f. sp. lycopersici 4287 chromosome 4, whole genome shotgun sequence genome:
agaggCTAGCTTTGCACGAGCTACTGGATTATGTCGCCAACAACCGACAAGTCATCACGGAACCCATGTACCCCAAGGTTGTCGACATGTTTGCCAAGAACTTGTTCCGTCCGATCCCTCCTCCAATGAACCCTCAAGGCGAAGCTTTCGATCCCGAAGAGGACGAGCCTGTTCTTGAGGTCGCTTGGCCGCATATCCAGGTCGTTTATGAGTTCTTCCTTCGCTTCATTGAGAGTCAGGatttcaacaccaacatcgcCAAGGCCTACATTGACCACAGCTTTGtcctccagcttcttgagctttttGACTCAGAGGACCCCCGTGAGCGAGACTTCTTGAAGACCACCCTCCATCGCATTTACGGAAAATTCCTTAACCTACGATCCTTTATTCGACGATCCATCAACAACGTCTTCTTCCAATTCACCTACGAAACCGAGCGATTCAACGGTATTGCCGAGTTGCTCGAGATTCTTGGCTCTATTATCAACGGGTTTGCTCTCCCTCTGAAGGAGGAGCacaagatcttcttgacccGAGTGCTATTGCCGCTGCACAAGCCCAAGAGTCTGAGCATGTACCACCCTCAGCTTGCCTACTGTATTGTGCAATTCTTGGAGAAGGATGCTTCTCTTACAGAAGATGTAAGTTAAACTTGTTGTTTCTTAGACGTCATACTAATCATCACAGGTGGTTTTGGGATTACTCCGTTACTGGCCCAAGGTCAACAGCACAAAGGAGGTCATGTTCCTCAACGAAGTCGAAGATATCTTTGAGGTCATGGATCCTGCAGAGTTTGCGAAGGTTCAAGAACCTCTGTTCCACCAGCTTGCCAAGTCTGTCGCCAGCCCTCACTTCCAGGTTGCCGAGCGAGCCCTGTACTTCTGGAACAACGAGTACTTCTGCAATCTTGTCAGCGACAATGTTGAAATCATTCTGCCCATTATGTTTGCTCCTCTCTACGAGAATTCAAAGGGCCACTGGAACAGGTATGTGACGTTGAACGCTCTGAAGGACCAAGTCTAACTGTCACAGAACGATCCACGGCATGGTTTACAATGCTATGAAGCTGTTCATGGAGATTAACCCACAGTTATTTGATGACTGCTCGCACGACTACACAGAACAGCAGAACAGCGCAGCAGCACGTGAAGCTCTTCGAGAGCGTAAATGGGCTGCTTTAAGCGAGAAGGCCAACCAACAGAGGGAAAGCAATGGCAATGGAACCGCCGATGCCCCATCAGCACAAAACCATGTCAACCCCATGCCTCGTGTAGACGAAGTCGACCCAGTCACCGAGGATAATTCGAAGCGCCTCGATTCGCTTAAGTTGCAAGACGGCCGACCCAATCTCCACGAGCGACAGAACTCTGTAGGATCTACTCGAAGTCGGTAATCCAAGTTAGCAGCTATCCAACATTCGTCAATGCATCGAACTTGGATAAGAAAGGGACGAATCCCCTTTCCAAAGTCGAATACAGAGGGACACTGGTGGATTCGGATAACGATCATTGCTGCATAGTCGTGTTTGGCGGTGGTATTATGATTATGAGAAGGGATTGGTCTTTCGCGGTTCAATAATGGACTAAAGAACACGCGTACTCGACATACAGTCACTTTTACTGGGGTTGGGACTGGCCAGTGTGAGCACCGTCGCTATATTTCGCCTTTTGACTCTTGAaccttctcttggtttgCGCCTCAGCTAGACCACATTCAGGGGGGATTGTTCTGGGGAGGACAAAAGCGTGCAGATATTACAATGCTACTGAGTTCTCTCTCTGGCTCTCGAGATGACAAGAAAAGAACGCGTGTTTTTATACTATATTGCCTGTCGTGGCATGATGGGAACCGAGCATTAAAAAAACATGGATGTCTACGCTTCTCGTGTAACTCTTTGGGGCGAATACTGAACTTTGTCtgttcttttcttcttctttacttCTTCTGGCTGTCTCACTTTTTTCACCCTCCCGCGACATGGAACCGGGCGCATGGAGGAGCTGTAGGTTCTTCGCTGGTCCCGGGTTTGAGTTGTGTTTTTGTGCTTTTGCTGTGTGTAAAGAGGGAAGAGGGATTGAGGGTCTGCTTGGTTTTATGTAGACGATGAATGAGCAAGACTAAAATAAAAGTCATCACTATTACGACGTCGGTAAATCATGGATCAGGTTGTGTGAAAGATGTGAATCAAATTCAGAGATCTATTATTGACATGTAGTTGTACATCAGTGTATCTCGTTACAAATGTCTCATTGAACACCTTACCATCCTCGACCTCGATCATATCCACCCCTCCCTCTACCACGATATCCGTTTCCTCTCCCCCTCCCTTGATATCCGTTGTGCGGCAGAGGTGGAGGCGGTGGAACATTCCAGCCACCCATCATCTGGCCCATCATGGCTGGGTTAGGGGGGAACCAGCCTGGTGCCATAtgtggaggaggcggcggagGCGGCCAAGGACCTTGGTAACCtgctggaggaggcggagggACAGGGAAGTCTCCTGGTGGGGGAATAGGAGGGAAAGGCGCTGAGGGTGCTTGCTGAGGAAAAGGAGGCGGGCGATATGAACGGTCTTGGGGAGCCTTGCCTTGGAAGGGCGGAGGTGAACGCGATGGTGATCTGCTGTACCCTGGGCGCTCAAATCGTGCTTTACGGCTTCGACTCCGACTCCGGCTTCGGCTGTAGCTGGGACTGCGTGGTCGTTTTGTGCTGCGATCGTTATCACGACTATATGATCGGCTTCGGCTACGGGAAAGACTTCGACCCCTGGAGTCTTTTGAATCTCGTCGGCGCTTGTGCGTAGGTCGTGAAGAACTTCGTGTTCGACTGCGTGAATAGCTGCGAGATCTGGAGCGCGAACGACCCCTGTCTGACCCCTTTCTgccctttttctttctctccttcatTTTCTCGCAAAACTGACGGGACCAGCCGTAGTATGTGTCTCCTGCGATAACCTCGCCAGTGATTTCATCCAGAACAACTCGTTCCCCTAACTCATTTAGATCGTTACCGGGTTCGTCGTTCCACTTTTGCTCCTTCGAGAACATGCGCTCAACCTCTCCCAAGAGGTCTTGCACAGCGTTGACGAGAACCTTGTCTGCAGGGCCAGCAGCGAGTTGAATAGGCCGAATCTGGTCAGGAAACATTGGTTTCGTCGAGTTTGGAGTCAGGTGAGGTAGCCATGTTGTCGCGGGTAGATCATACCACGGTACTGTGCTGTCGCCGTGGAAGGAAGGGAGCGCAAAGGGCGCGTCCTTTGCAAGCTTGAGAGTAACACTGGATGTTTGCGCTTCTTGGGCGGTTTGAGGAGCTACACCACTTGCGAGAGCATCTTCAAGCTTTTTGGCGAAACTTGACTTGACGTATTGCTGATTCTCCCACAGGCGAATAAGATTCGCGATCTTTTGCTTATGTTTCGGGCAATTGTCGAACGCGGCGGCGCTTGCGATCATCCCAGGCAAAACGGGTTCCCAAGCTGTCGCAAACTTGAAGTCATCATTCCTCGTGACGGCGTGATACAGCACGTCATTTAAAACATACAGAAGATGCAGTCTCCGTCGCTTAAGGCTCGGCCGTGAGCCGTCGTCTTGTAGACTCTTGGATAGGGCATTGAAGTATTTTGCCAGGGCAGTCGTGCGCGCGGCAGAGGGCGCAATTTTATCGATGATCCAAACCTTGCATTTCTGTTTGACCAAAAAAAGCACGCAAAATTTAGTGACTTCTGCTTGGGTACAGAGGGAAGAGCTTTTCAAGCGATGGAGCAGACCTGGACGTTGGGGCGCGAGCACTTGGCGAGGGCGTCTGTTAGGATCGGGAAGAAGGCATCGACTTCAGGACGGCTAAGGGATGTTGGATCGGCGCGGAAGAGAGTGGCAGAGAGGGTGGCCTTTGCGATGGCCAGCTCTGGCGTGGCCATTCTTCTGAGTGGCACTAGAGACTCTATTACGAAGACAATAAAATGTTGAACGAACGAAGTTGATAATGGAAGCTATGGTGGAGCTGAGGCGAAGTTAGAGCCTCCTTCAACGGGTGCGAATGCGGCTAATTGTCGGGTCTCTCAGCACGTGGCTTGGCTGCACAAGCGGTAATTCGAGTATGACGCCCATGACGAGCCGCGAATAACGTCAGTTTACCTGTACCATCTCAGAAAAATACCCAATTCAATTTCTCGTAATACTGATTTAGTGAGAGTGTACTAACGTTGCAGCAACACAGAAAAGAGCGATTCTTTCCGTAGAAGCTCCAAGCGAGGTCGGAACAGGTTCAAGGCTCCACTCCAACCGGTCTTGTCCGTAAGGATGTGTTGCATCCAGCTTATCACCGAATATGACAGCGTTGGTGAGCAAATTTGTGTACATTTTGCAGATGAAATAAATTCAATGTGATAGTTTCTCAATTCGAAATATCCAAGCAATCTGAAATCCTTTGCCTTTTTCTAGTAAATCATAATGACGATGCGTTAAGGTAATTGTTATACACAGCTCCAATACCGAGCCCTCTCCTCATATACACATTTCCGGGGTTGTTGGCTTAAGAGAATCGATCTCCCTTTGGACTTCGGTATACATTTGCACTTTCGTAtttgctcttctctccaatTCGCTGGCTCTCGGTCTCGGGCGCATGTCTCGTAGGGGCAGGGTCGCTGCTTGCTTCTTGGCTTGGGGAGCCGGTGCTATCGGTGCGGGCAGGGCTTCCGTTGCCCTCTGTGGTTTCCAAGTTCTCGATCATCTGTCTCTTCTTACGGTGGGCTTCCATCTTGGCCTGTCGGTCGGCGTTGATCTGCTGCTTAGCAAAGTAGTAGGCACCGCCACCAGCTGTGACATGGTCAATTGATGTGCTAGGGAAGAAGGAATTGTGAGGTTATGTACCGACGCAAAGAGAGCCCCAGCCCAGCCTATGATTAACATTGTCAGCTTCGAATTGCTAGATTTCGGGGGGGCGGAAATCGGAGGCGCAAAAGTACGAACCAGAAAGATTTAACCTAGAGCAGTCAGTATCAACGGCGCAATAATCGGATTTGTCTCCTTGGAAACTCACAGTGTTCATTTTGGCGATAATCGACAGTTCAGAGTGATGTTGAAATTTTTGACAGCGAAAATCGGGACGCAGGATTGAAGGACTGTAAGAGGCAGGGTTTTGTCAAGGTGTAAGTGGAATGGCCTGACATGATGAACCGAGAGGTTCCTTTCAAGGTCCAGGCCTTGTCGCTTGGCGCCAGATTTGGGTACGTACCGTTGAAGAGCTCTGGTGGTTTTCAGTGCTTGACTTGACCATCTCCCGCCGCTAGAACAGTTTCACCTTGGGGCGTTGCGGCAACCACAAACTGCCGTGAGAAAGGTCACAGGCGCAGCTTATACAGGGATCAATTCATTTGTGCTTTGATGGCACGGGGCGAGTTGAATTGAACCTTATGATATGTGATTTTTGGCCTCTATCGGCACTTGATTCCTTAGGGCCAGTCGACAATCTGTAGTTGGGAAGTcttatgatgagttttgAGTATCTTAGGCCTTCTCTAACAAATATCTGTAGAGTTCTTCTAAGTTACAGATAAATATGTGCAACTGTTTCATGACAGTCGATCAACAGGTACAACGACTAAATCGGACAATTTCCAAGGTCCCTTTAGCATGATATCAATTTCAGCGAAAGCTTAGGCAATATAATTTATCCCAAGCCTCGGGATAACCTTAAACTATTTACAAAAATGTTCTTCCTTAGCGATTATCCTTACATCATGACGTTCCTTATTCCATTTACTGACCGCGTGGACATCTTGAACTTCGATGGTTTCCCCGCTGATACACCCCTGAAGCCTTAGCGGAAATCACTGACCCTGGTAGTTCTACAGTGCATCATTCATGAAACGAACCTATATGCACAGTATCAACCTCTCGCAAAACGCATGTCTCTACAGTGCCAAGAACAACGCCAGACGCACCCACTTATGACATAAGGGTGGCTCAGCCAGCTCGAAATTGTGAGAGACCACGCAAGACAACTCGCAGCAAGATCGACATCGAAGCCACGAGGAGAATAGGGGACTTTGAATGAGAAAAAAACAAGACACTTCTCCAAAACATCCCTCGCTAGTTTTCCACGCACTTCCACCACGATATCGACAATACGAGACTCTTTGGGTTCTCGCCAAAGGCCCCTGTCATCAACATTAACATCACCCACCCGCTCTTTCGTCGACCCCCAATGTTCCTTGTCACTGCCCAGTGCCGACTTTTGGAGCTTTAACTTACCGTCTCGAATTCTGACTTTTCATTACAATCTCTTTGCTTGACTCTGGCTTACTACGACCTGTCGCGCCGGATTCAGCTTCCACTTTCGACTGTTGATGCCTTCATGAGTGAGACGACTGGGCGTGGGTGTAGCGGGTAGAGTCACCCTCGACCCTCGCTGTCGAGAGGAAGCATTTGTTTTATTATCATGGAGCCAACTAACGGAGAAGGGCCTGATGGCTCTTCACTTGTATGAACCTCCATTGTCCCAAGTATTCACAATGCTAACAGTTCTACAGAAGCCGGTATCCTCATTACGAGCCCGATTCGAGAACATGGGCAACTCGACCAACTCCAACGTCAGCAAACCTGTCGATGTCCCGCCTACTACAGCTCCAGCTGCCACCGGACCTCCTTCACGACCTATCTCCCCAGCTCCCAAACCGAACCGTCTTCGTGATTTCAAACCTGGACAAGAAGTACCGCCGGCCAGTCCTTCGACCCCAGCAATCCCTGCGAGACCAAAGCCTAAGCCAGCGGCACTGTCTGTTAATCACGATGCCCCTCCCCCGCCGACGTCCGCACGACCAGCTCCGACCCCGAAACCACAAACAGTTCAGCTACAACAACCACCTGCGTCGGCTACGCTTCCAGCTGTGACAGTTCTTCCACCACAATCGCCCCCGAAGGTTCGAATCTCAGCACTGGCAGTTGGAGACCAACCTTCATTCGTAAACCCAGATGCTGTCGCGACACCTCCAACACCAACCGGCGGTAGCCGATCCTTCAAGATTCCAAGTCGATCACTTAATACTTCACCATCTTTCAATGCTCCTAAGTCTCCTCGCTCTGGCGGTTCGAGGCCGCCGTCACCGCCTCCACCTAGACGTTCTGGAGAGCTGATCAGGACTCGAGAACCCCAAGGTTCCTCCTCCGCCGCCAGCCCCTCGCAATGAAAAGGCACTGATACCTGCGCCTCCCAAGATCGCATCGCTTTCTGGGCCAACAGTCATTGGGAAGGGTGGCATCTCCCAGGAAAACTCACCATTTAACAGTCCGCCAAGTAGCTTGGGATCTGGGGAGGAGACACCTCCAAAACTACCAACACGACCAAGGCCACAATCGCACATTGAACCAAGCAGGCCAAAATCTGTGGTTGTGGGCTTCGATCCTCCGCCTGTTCATCATTCGATCACGACTATGAGAAAGGATCGTGAAGAGGCCAATGGGTTCTCAAGAGGCCATATAACTCCTCAGGTAACTGGCGAGCCTCGGCCAGCACTACCAGCAAGACCTGCAAACTTTGACATCCCGCCTCGACCTCCTCCAGTAAACAATAATAGTAATAGCATGCCTCCTCCCCCACGACCACAACGCCCCGCTGCAACGACAGCAGTGCAAGCCGTCGATCCGGCGCCTACTTCGTCACCACCTAAGCGAGTTGTTTCAACCCCTACGACACAGcaacctcagcaacagcTTGCAGCTCCTTCACGAGGTCATGGCAGGTCTATGACGATAGATAGAGCATCTGACCGAACACCAGCCGAGTTCCGTATCGCCCCGACGACCGTTGCCGCCCCAATTGCTGCTGCCGCACCTCCAAAGTCTGTGCAATCCACTCCAGTTGTTGCCGCAAAAATTGCTCCAAAGGCTGAGCCTATCCATCACGTCACGACATATCCCGAGGCTTCAAACAC
Coding sequences within it:
- a CDS encoding serine/threonine protein phosphatase 2A, translated to MKRFSQRVDSKDGTASPSSRDSNQSPVLTPSSSTSTLNDPRNKPLPQNNAGHGGEHGSGSQPSNLSNVTQAGSTPDRFATGGASSPNGGSANSRLPPTVVISPTPGHIPPPGAAETMPHDLAPPKAGQKSLLIHRGIDNRDAIPEGLRTPKRQHSSRFDISAHRELEKLPGFHEVPPNRRQELFMQKIDQCNVIFDFNDASGDMKSKEIKRLALHELLDYVANNRQVITEPMYPKVVDMFAKNLFRPIPPPMNPQGEAFDPEEDEPVLEVAWPHIQVVYEFFLRFIESQDFNTNIAKAYIDHSFVLQLLELFDSEDPRERDFLKTTLHRIYGKFLNLRSFIRRSINNVFFQFTYETERFNGIAELLEILGSIINGFALPLKEEHKIFLTRVLLPLHKPKSLSMYHPQLAYCIVQFLEKDASLTEDVVLGLLRYWPKVNSTKEVMFLNEVEDIFEVMDPAEFAKVQEPLFHQLAKSVASPHFQVAERALYFWNNEYFCNLVSDNVEIILPIMFAPLYENSKGHWNRTIHGMVYNAMKLFMEINPQLFDDCSHDYTEQQNSAAAREALRERKWAALSEKANQQRESNGNGTADAPSAQNHVNPMPRVDEVDPVTEDNSKRLDSLKLQDGRPNLHERQNSVGSTRSR